In a single window of the Streptomyces cinnabarinus genome:
- a CDS encoding SMP-30/gluconolactonase/LRE family protein — protein MTKKLSALAATVAALAAVAGVVLGPAQASAASPTLVDARIAAHFDLAMGRTPENIALAPDGDAYVTFAAGRQVARISAHGGTRILATLPAPADGGIHTPVLGFALTTGIVRAHDGTLYFLYATGTPDLTGLWRLRPGGRPQRIAALPAGGLPNGLALDARTRTLYITDSVLGTIWRVPTRGGIPTAWSTAPELASTGFLGANGLKIRDGEIWATNLDQGTVLRIPVLRAGRAGRIRTEATELPGIDDFAFTGRGDQLLATLNGSNQVALVRPGGSHTIVLSPADGLQNPTSIALRGDTVYVLSAAYVTAKDPNLLLARLNK, from the coding sequence ATGACCAAGAAACTCTCCGCTCTCGCTGCCACGGTGGCCGCCCTGGCCGCTGTGGCAGGGGTCGTGCTCGGACCCGCCCAGGCATCGGCCGCCTCCCCGACGCTGGTCGACGCCCGGATCGCCGCGCACTTCGACCTGGCCATGGGCCGGACACCGGAGAACATCGCCCTGGCCCCGGACGGCGACGCGTACGTCACCTTCGCGGCCGGCCGCCAGGTCGCCAGGATCTCCGCCCACGGCGGCACCCGTATCCTGGCCACCCTGCCCGCGCCGGCCGACGGCGGCATCCACACCCCGGTCCTGGGCTTCGCCCTGACCACCGGCATCGTCCGCGCCCATGACGGCACCCTCTACTTCCTGTATGCCACGGGAACCCCCGACCTGACCGGGCTGTGGCGCCTGCGCCCGGGCGGCCGCCCGCAGCGGATCGCCGCGCTTCCCGCGGGCGGCCTGCCCAACGGCCTGGCTCTGGACGCACGCACCCGCACCCTCTACATCACCGACTCCGTCCTCGGCACCATCTGGCGCGTCCCCACCCGGGGCGGCATCCCCACCGCCTGGTCCACCGCGCCCGAACTGGCCTCCACCGGCTTCCTCGGCGCCAACGGCCTGAAGATCCGCGACGGCGAGATCTGGGCCACCAACCTCGACCAGGGCACCGTCCTGCGCATCCCCGTCCTGCGGGCCGGGCGGGCCGGCCGGATCCGCACCGAGGCCACCGAGTTGCCGGGGATCGATGATTTCGCCTTCACGGGCCGCGGCGACCAGCTCCTCGCCACCCTCAACGGCTCCAACCAGGTCGCGCTGGTGCGGCCCGGCGGCAGCCACACGATCGTGCTGAGCCCGGCCGACGGCCTGCAGAACCCCACGTCCATCGCCTTGCGCGGCGACACCGTCTACGTGCTGAGCGCCGCGTACGTCACCGCCAAAGACCCCAACCTGCTCCTCGCCCGTCTGAACAAGTAA
- a CDS encoding helix-turn-helix domain-containing protein → MNGKSQLGEFLRTRRSQLRPEDAEVPTYNERRRVSGLRREELALLAGVSASYYTRLEQGQSQSASPEVLDAIAGALRLDDSERRHLHDLARADRHRPRVRRPAPERVSEAERQLLDVLSDVPAVVLGLRSDVLAWNRLGHALFAGHLEFGAPEVAGQRPNMARLVFLDGHTRELYADWPSKARAVVGNLRLVAGRHPQDAALHALVGELSSTSTEFATMWADHRVRACTVAAYSMRHPLVGAVNVIQQTLSHGAGPSVVVATTEAGSPSRAALALLGQATAQAGPGQETAAAARTAPLASVPPNPAGPARPGPRTAAG, encoded by the coding sequence ATGAACGGAAAATCGCAGCTCGGGGAGTTTCTGCGGACGCGGCGGTCCCAGCTGCGTCCCGAGGATGCCGAAGTGCCCACCTACAACGAGCGCCGGCGCGTGTCCGGGCTCCGGCGCGAGGAGCTGGCGTTGTTGGCGGGTGTGAGCGCCTCCTACTACACGCGGCTGGAGCAGGGGCAGTCGCAGAGCGCCTCTCCGGAAGTGCTGGACGCGATCGCCGGGGCGCTGCGGCTGGATGACTCCGAGCGGCGGCATCTGCACGATCTGGCACGGGCGGACCGGCACCGGCCGCGGGTCCGGCGGCCCGCGCCGGAGCGCGTGAGTGAGGCGGAACGGCAGTTGCTGGACGTCCTGTCGGACGTACCGGCGGTCGTTCTCGGCCTGCGCAGTGACGTGCTGGCGTGGAACCGGCTGGGACACGCCCTGTTCGCGGGACATCTGGAGTTCGGGGCCCCGGAGGTCGCGGGGCAGCGTCCCAATATGGCCCGCTTGGTGTTCCTCGACGGTCATACCCGCGAGCTGTACGCGGACTGGCCGAGCAAGGCCAGGGCCGTGGTGGGGAACCTGCGGCTGGTGGCGGGCCGCCATCCGCAGGACGCGGCACTGCACGCGCTGGTGGGTGAACTGAGTTCGACGAGCACGGAGTTCGCCACGATGTGGGCGGACCACCGGGTCAGGGCGTGCACCGTCGCCGCCTATTCGATGCGCCACCCGTTGGTCGGAGCGGTGAACGTCATCCAGCAGACCCTGAGCCACGGAGCGGGCCCCAGCGTCGTCGTGGCCACCACGGAGGCTGGCTCCCCTTCGCGTGCGGCGCTGGCCTTGCTGGGGCAGGCCACCGCGCAGGCCGGGCCGGGGCAGGAAACCGCCGCAGCTGCCCGGACCGCTCCGCTGGCGTCCGTGCCGCCGAACCCGGCCGGTCCTGCGCGACCAGGCCCCCGTACTGCCGCCGGCTGA
- a CDS encoding SRPBCC family protein — protein sequence MSTTARPDPLATFESLDPAAYAFTRRAWVDAPPARVYHLVGDVSSISRWSPNATNAAYDHEAGPRVGAWFSGHNRKDGREWTTRSQVVRADPATAFGFVVGGAENGIVQWDWTFRPQGRGTIVRQSWQLLRLDPVLGTTRTDLDDLLRYMADSVEVTLASMAQYFAGNYGAYEMAPGTHP from the coding sequence GTGAGTACCACCGCCCGACCCGACCCCCTTGCAACCTTCGAGTCCCTGGACCCGGCCGCCTACGCGTTCACCAGGCGCGCCTGGGTCGACGCTCCACCCGCCCGCGTCTACCACCTGGTCGGCGACGTGTCCTCGATCAGCCGCTGGAGCCCCAACGCGACCAACGCCGCCTACGACCACGAGGCCGGACCCCGGGTCGGGGCTTGGTTCAGCGGCCACAACCGCAAGGACGGACGGGAGTGGACCACCCGCTCCCAAGTCGTACGAGCCGACCCCGCGACCGCATTCGGGTTCGTCGTCGGCGGCGCCGAGAACGGCATCGTGCAGTGGGACTGGACCTTCCGCCCCCAAGGCCGCGGCACGATCGTCCGGCAGTCCTGGCAACTCCTGCGCCTCGACCCGGTCCTGGGCACCACCCGCACCGACCTGGACGACTTGCTCCGCTACATGGCGGACAGCGTAGAGGTCACCCTGGCATCCATGGCCCAGTACTTCGCCGGGAACTACGGGGCATACGAGATGGCACCCGGTACACATCCCTGA